A single genomic interval of Zingiber officinale cultivar Zhangliang chromosome 4A, Zo_v1.1, whole genome shotgun sequence harbors:
- the LOC121970051 gene encoding uncharacterized protein LOC121970051: MIGRGGGITRLKQHLAGGYPDVSRCPKVPQEIRRAMKDELDGKKELKHKQQQQREMLDRRSSQAPVYDEFEGHGEDPNDEEFLAALSASRTQYEYERHMQHSSIGASGSGSAGASGSGSTTAATLGRSESVRVTSTQGGIGRFFPSMGRRRAVDIADIDPLAFPDQASKQTRIDDAYTREKKKSIGQSIAKFFHFNRIPPNAANNTYYRSMISNIQKSGPGIQPPTAYEIAGPYLDEQVEEIKTWILSCKKQWSLYGVTLMCDGWTGPTRMSIINFLLYCNRKVIFHKSVDATADYHDASYIYHLMDNVVQEIGAEHIVQVITDNGANFKRAGELLEQKYQTLFWTPCAAHC; this comes from the coding sequence ATGATTGGACGTGGTGGTGGGATCACACGCCTAAAACAACATCTTGCTGGTGGATATCCAGATGTCTCTAGATGCCCAAAAGTGCCTCAAGAAATTCGTCGTGCAATGAAAGATGAACTTGATGGCAAAAAAGaattaaagcataaacaacaacaacaacgtgAAATGCTTGATAGGCGAAGCTCTCAAGCACCAGTCTATGATGAATTTGAAGGTCATGGTGAAGATCCAAATGATGAAGAATTTTTAGCAGCTCTTAGTGCCTCTCGAACTCAATATGAATATGAGCGACATATGCAACATAGTAGTATTGGTGCTAGTGGAAGTGGCTCAGCTGGTGCTAGTGGAAGTGGCTCAACTACTGCAGCAACATTGGGGAGGAGTGAAAGTGTTCGTGTTACTTCAACACAAGGTGGTATCGGTCGTTTCTTTCCTTCTATGGGACGAAGGCGTGCAGTTGATATTGCTGATATTGATCCACTAGCATTCCCGGACCAAGCTAGCAAACAGACTAGGATTGATGATGCTTATACAAGGGAGAAGAAGAAATCAATAGGTCAAAGTATTGCtaaattttttcattttaatcGAATTCCTCCCAATGCAGCAAATAACACATACTACCGCAGCATGATATCCAACATTCAAAAATCTGGACCTGGTATTCAACCTCCGACTGCATATGAAATTGCTGGTCCGTATTTAGATGAACAAGTGGAGGAAATCAAAACTTGGATCCTATCATGCAAGAAGCAATGGAGCTTATATGGGGTTACATTAATGTGTGATGGTTGGACAGGACCTACACGGATGAGCATTATTAATTTTCTGCTATACTGCAATAGAAAGGTGATTTTTCATAAATCTGTTGATGCAACTGCAGATTATCATGATGCATCTTATATATATCATTTGATGGATAACGTAGTTCAAGAGATAGGTGCAGAACATATAGTGCAGGTAATTACAGACAATGGTGCCAACTTCAAGAGGGCTGGAGAATTACTGGAGCAAAAATATCAAACGTTATTTTGGACACCATGCGCAGCACACTGTTGA